The following proteins are encoded in a genomic region of Corylus avellana chromosome ca4, CavTom2PMs-1.0:
- the LOC132180082 gene encoding disease resistance protein RPV1-like — MMSVTPSSSKPPDPRWDYDVYLSFIGDETSYDFMYYLFGGLERNGVVTFRERPPGGENIPTLMLKAIQRSRIFIVVLSQGYVCSEYCLNELVEIVHRRNIIDHIFFPILYQLGPSDVQKRIETLEEVFPRSEEQFGTGVDQYDQRMQGWRAALTEVMNSSDQILHDDANGSMGILKSVEEVLDAVCTRLNIPRNTLRMDSCVEMMTDFLHLETSEIYIVGMSCMDEILKETLIGVVYSQIYHGFERTSLILDITEISKEPNGLVHLQEQLLGDIVGMNQVNINNADEGIRLIKEAIQGKRVLIVLDNVDELKQLHTLIGNSKCFGPGSKVIAVSRENQLRAELEAHGIYDVEDLPEWKSPQLFIWRASMMAHRAVQLARVVCYDAYGLHYVQQSIFDPPIKLLSAGLEVEPWKSDLISILSKLIKV, encoded by the exons ATGATGTCTGTAACACCATCATCTTCCAAACCTCCCGATCCTCGCTGGGATTACGACGTCTACCTGTCTTTCATAGGTGACGAAACCAGTTATGATTTCATGTATTACCTCTTCGGCGGCTTGGAGAGAAACGGAGTTGTCACCTTCCGAGAGCGTCCTCCTGGAGGAGAGAACATCCCCACCTTAATGCTCAAAGCAATTCAAAGATCAAGAATTTTCATCGTGGTTCTTTCTCAAGGCTATGTTTGTTCTGAATATTGCCTAAATGAGCTTGTAGAGATCGTGCACCGTAGGAATATCATAGACCACATTTTTTTCCCCATCTTGTATCAATTGGGCCCTTCGGATGTCCAAAAAAGGATCGAGACTTTGGAGGAGGTATTCCCGAGGTCTGAAGAGCAGTTTGGGACCGGTGTGGATCAGTATGATCAGAGGATGCAGGGATGGAGAGCAGCTCTCACTGAAGTTATGAATTCATCCGACCAGATACTCCATGATGATGCAAATGG GTCTATGGGAATCCTCAAGTCTGTTGAAGAAGTTTTGGATGCAGTTTGTACTCGCTTGAACATTCCCAGAAACACACTAAGAATGGATTCTTGTGTTGAAATGATGACTGATTTCTTACATCTTGAAACAAGTGAGATTTACATTGTGGGCATGTCTTGTATGGATGAAATACTTAAAGAAACCCTAATAGGAGTTGTCTATAGTCAAATATATCATGGATTTGAAAGAACAAGTCTTATATTAGACATTACAGAAATTTCAAAAGAGCCCAATGGTTTGGTCCATTTACAAGAACAACTTCTTGGTGATATCGTGGGAATGAATCAAGTCAATATTAACAATGCTGACGAAGGAATCAGATTGATTAAGGAAGCAATTCAGGGCAAAAGAGTTCTTATTGTTCTTGATAATGTGGATGAGTTGAAACAACTACACACATTAATTGGAAACTCCAAATGTTTTGGTCCGGGAAGTAAAGTGATAGCAGTATCGAGAGAAAACCAGTTGCGAGCTGAACTTGAAGCACATGGAATATATGATGTTGAAGATTTGCCTGAATGGAAATCTCCTCAACTTTTCATTTGGCGCGCCTCCATGATGGCCCATCGAGCAGTACAGCTTGCGCGTGTCGTGTGTTACGACGCTTACGGCCTCCACTACGTACAGCAAAGTATTTTCGACCCGCCAATAAAGTTGTTATCTGCAG GATTGGAGGTGGAACCGTGGAAGAGTGATCTTATTTCCATTTTAAGCAAGCTAATTAAAGTTTAG
- the LOC132177162 gene encoding disease resistance protein RPV1-like, whose amino-acid sequence MGILKSVEEVLDAVCTRLNIPRNTLRMDSCVEMMTDFLHLETSEIYIVGMSCMDEILKETLIGVVYSQIYHGFERTSLILDITEISKEPNGLVHLQEQLLGDIVGMNQVNINNADEGIRLIKEAIQGKRVLIVLDNVDELKQLYTLIGNSKCFGPGSRVIAVSRENQLRAELEAHGIYDVEDLPEWKSPQLFIWRASMMAHPAKYFSGKKDHYLQRKFFGHEKEFLSEGTSFL is encoded by the coding sequence ATGGGAATCCTCAAGTCTGTTGAAGAAGTTTTGGATGCAGTTTGTACTCGCTTGAACATTCCCAGAAACACACTAAGAATGGATTCTTGTGTTGAAATGATGACTGATTTCTTACATCTTGAAACAAGTGAGATTTACATTGTGGGCATGTCTTGTATGGATGAAATACTTAAAGAAACCCTAATAGGAGTTGTCTATAGTCAAATATATCATGGATTTGAAAGAACAAGTCTTATATTAGACATTACAGAAATTTCAAAAGAGCCCAATGGTTTGGTCCATTTACAAGAACAACTTCTTGGTGATATCGTGGGAATGAATCAAGTCAATATTAACAATGCTGATGAAGGAATCAGATTGATTAAGGAAGCAATTCAGGGCAAAAGAGTTCTTATTGTTCTTGATAATGTGGATGAGTTGAAACAACTATACACATTAATTGGAAACTCCAAATGTTTTGGTCCGGGAAGTAGAGTGATAGCAGTATCGAGAGAAAACCAGTTGCGAGCTGAACTTGAAGCACATGGAATATATGATGTTGAAGATTTGCCTGAATGGAAATCTCCTCAACTTTTCATTTGGCGCGCCTCCATGATGGCCCATCcagcaaaatatttttcggGCAAAAAAGACCACTACCTACAGCGAAAGTTTTTCGGGCACGAAAAAGAGTTCTTATCTGAAGGTACCTCTTTTCTTTAA